A genomic segment from Necator americanus strain Aroian chromosome III, whole genome shotgun sequence encodes:
- a CDS encoding hypothetical protein (NECATOR_CHRIII.G11368.T1) codes for MRGHDMKNAERISANVCPSMLEYAPARSFAMQIRSQIAPRTLQGKYFWFKCRKKFAFVQAPPAPEPEHAHEPTYAVNEEHQKSRGSGLYPKDEKWKIRWRRRN; via the coding sequence ATGAGGGGTCATGACATGAAGAATGCTGAACGaatttccgccaacgtgtgtccaTCCATGTTGGAGTACGCACCAGCAAGAAGCTTTGCGATGCAGATTCGCTCACAAATTGCacccaggacgctgcaagggaaataCTTCTGGTTCAAATGTCGCAAGAAATTTGCTTTTGTACAAGCGCCGCCAGCTCCTGAACCTGAGCACGCTCATGAGCCGAcgtatgcggttaacgaggaacacCAAAAGAGtagaggttctggtctgtatccaaaagatgagaagtggaaaatcaggtggagacgacggaattag
- a CDS encoding hypothetical protein (NECATOR_CHRIII.G11369.T1), producing MDHCGNRKISFNFIASHSPWQGGIYEWYGNGGIFKSAYRNAIGEETHDIKTLKTLTAECTAVCNSRPLSHVTEEQSWYPLRPTDFLRSTAIIAAPRIKPSELLTSRTDVQENLIKLREYTNEMLDCFWKRWNSEYLLTLREQYKRSNKHPRLEEKAKTAKTPRFILHDDTLKRGKWELGQVAVSTDDFKRTVQVRSANREIIKRPSNRVSPLEISPSDTKQSTSTEAENQGEKETRKASSSHSMTTRSVAKMMNIFTLVTITILFTFFSRCYAKNEGIINSKCLSTVTIAKTIIYADQCMKKEIAITSVKKSHATLNSFADSRSPAQMDTATFQVP from the coding sequence atggACCACTGCGGCAACCGTAAGATCTCCTTCAACTTCATTGCAAGCCATAGTCCATGGCAAGGAGGGATTTACGAATGGTATGGAAATGGTGGAATCTTCAAGTCGGCATACCGAAATGCAATTGGAGAAGAGACTCATGATATTAAGACTCTTAAAACTCTGACAGCCGAATGTACAGCCGTCTGCAACTCCCGTCCACTCAGTCACGTGACCGAAGAACAGTCATGGTATCCTCTCAGACCAACAGATTTCTTACGATCAACAGCAATAATTGCAGCTCCAAGAATCAAGCCTTCCGAGCTACTCACATCACGAACTGATGTTCAAGAAAATCTCATAAAACTACGGGAATATACCAACGAGATGTTAGATTGTTTCTGGAAACGTTGGAACTCAGAGTATTTGCTTACGCTCAGGGAACAATACAAGCGATCTAACAAACATCCACGCCTCGAAGAAAAAGCCAAAACAGCCAAAACTCCACGATTCATTTTACACGATGACACACTTAAACGTGGAAAGTGGGAACTCGGACAAGTTGCAGTATCCACCGACGATTTCAAACGAACAGTTCAAGTCCGCTCTGCCAACAGAGAAATCATCAAAAGGCCTAGCAACCGCGTTAGCCCATTGGAAATATCACCATCTGATACTAAACAATCCACCTCCACTGAAGCAGAAAATCAaggggaaaaagaaacaagaaaagcgTCTTCTTCTCACTCGATGACAACAAGATCAGTGGCGAAAATGATGAACATCTTTACCTTAGTGACAATCACAATCCTCTTTACATTCTTCTCTAGATGTTACGCTAAAAACGAGGGAATTATCAATAGCAAATGTCTCAGCACAGTAACCATCGCTAAAACGATCATCTACGCAGATCAATgcatgaaaaaagagatagcAATAACATCCGTCAAGAAAAGTCATGCAACACTGAACTCTTTTGCTGATTCCCGATCACCTGCCCAAATGGACACAGCAACATTCCAAGTCCCCTAA
- a CDS encoding hypothetical protein (NECATOR_CHRIII.G11370.T1), with the protein MREIPPGFHQKSCKEHQNQCTISDTTLYTWRSNPASVGSRDMPVEDLLSSELRFAGPAFLRDSEEKWPEDTSHLTTTDDDEQEEVSSHQKLRLHTYYCFKKNDSTPGRDFSTL; encoded by the coding sequence ATGCGAGAAATCCCTCCCGGTTTTCATCAGAAATCGTGTAAAGAGCATCAAAACCAATGCACCATCAGCGACACTACACTATATACCTGGAGATCAAACCCGGCAAGTGTTGGAAGTCGAGATATGCCAGTTGAGGACCTGTTAAGTTCAGAATTAAGGTTCGCTGGTCCCGCTTTTCTTCGTgactctgaagaaaaatggCCAGAAGACACTAGTCATCTCACAACTACTGATGACGACGAACAAGAAGAAGTTTCCTCTCATCAGAAACTACGACTTCACACATACTACTGTTTCAAGAAGAACGATTCAACTCCTGGACGAGACTTCTCAACACTATAG